agaagattaaTTTTAGGTCAATGGGTGAATTTGGGAGGCGGACCATACCATACTGCAGACCGATATCCATGGGACAGAGAGCCGCCAAGCACAACATGCAGGTATTAAAGCACtaacaaaattctttttttacgttATAGGATGCGAAGGCGAAAGAATGTAAGCATCATTCGGTACGGCGTCTATTCATTGCCTATTCctctcaatttcttctttaaagaaattgaGATAATTTAAGATAAATTTAAAGAGCATATCAAAAAATAGACGTGGTGTGAAAACAGAGTTGGGATATATAGAGTTTGAggcgtagattacgagtaaAAACGAGGCTCCTCTGAATTCCCTCCAGTCCCTCTAAAAAACCACCTGGGAAACGGCGTTTGACCCTACGTGAAGTGCTCCACACTTGTGCAGGCGCCGCattcacgagcgagcggtcgaagatcattGAGATCTCCTTGCTGTTGAAGTGAAACAACTAAATAAAGTGCTGAGCGAACCGTGAACCGTTCAGGACGATTAGCAGGAACTGAGCGGAACACGCGCTCTTATCCTGAACTCTATATCTTCTATCTGCTATCCACACTACCTCAATTCCGTATTACACTGGCTTCAAGAGATAATGCCCTAAGAGTATATCATGACTAGGATGATTGGAAAAATTGATAAACGTTAAAAAAGTAGGCGGCTTCAAGCATAAGTTGTTTGTTCAAGTACCGTACACCGGGACCGGATTAAAAAGACGATGTGGATAGTaggggcaggtgtagcgcattCGTTTCGTTGATTGCAGTagatttttatataattttaaCATACATgggcggatgtagtgtagcggttagaggttccacttcctgcgcgatctatcggaggttcgaatccgccctagtgctcaccaagcctttcatcccttcggagtCGACagattggcaccagacttgtctggaaggataaaaacactgacttgacacatcggctagccaccgcaacccattgtataggccagatacacattcgtaaaacctcaaacgattctgaattgaagtgaacgtggtggcgcatcccaagcggagtGACTAACCCCAGATCCTTTATGTGGATACTCCGAGTGTTTTCCGTAGTGTAGTACATATACGTAGTTCACGAAATTGctccgaaagaaaaacaaatttgtaaCCTCGTTCAGGTAAACTACTAACAGAATTAAGTATCAATCTTCAACGATATACTAGTATCAACTATTATGACCAACTTCTCTCTCTCGAATTCTTCCCGGACTACTCTCAAGATACTTTATATTTCAGGCGGGCGTTCGACTATATCACCAACGACACCATGCGCAGGCGATTCACAAATGGAGGCAAGCCCTGCATCGGTTGACGTCAGTTCTGAGCatcaattttaatattttgacattttcatgAGTGCATTCTCTCACTTCCGTCTTCCGTCAGAAACCAAATTCTCCTATTTCGTAGGGAATTCATTGTGTGAAAAGTCCTCATAAGGCAAAATTCTCAAATCAGTTAACATTGATTGGCGGCTATAGCTTAGCAAAGCGTCCGGAGAAAGTATTTGTTCGGACGAATCGAATCTAGGTTGTGCCGTGGGAATGAAAATATCTCTTCGCATAAAAGACGGACCCTGATATTGAGatgttcttttctgttttctctaAATCACTTTCTGTAGCAATATCTTTGAGGTTCAAAGAAATGTCGCAAAACATTGTTCGGAGAttgaaattcatttattttgcaaCAATTTCCTGATTGTTACTGATGGATAGGAAGAACTTTATGGGACAAAAGTttgagaagtagaaaaaatagaggtttttttctgcctctcataacatttttctatttaactATTAGCAACTATTTAAGGATAGTTATATCCAGATGACGTTTTGGGAACTATGTATATTTGCTATAATGTGCCTTTTAGATTGTTTCCCTAGGAAAcgcattatattattactttacatgtttttgttttctaaatcgctttttcttgttctcaaGCGCAGAAATTTGTCGCTGGAACAGAACATTGAATCCTACACTCTTCCTTCTAAATAAGTCAATATCGAGTGACACATGCAAATGTAAAGGATCACCCCagacaaaaaaacaacaaaaaaaaagaattcatcaTTCGTTTGGCGTTTCTTTACCGTCAAATCCAAACACAGGGGACACTTGTCCGTAGTGGAATATTACTGAGATACAACCTTTGTCCTCAATTCGGCCTTCGAGACCAGACTGGATGCCAACTCCAGTAACGTTTCTGAATACCTTTCAGAAACGCCGAAGACCGCTTCATCACGCTCGGTTACCTTGCGCAGGCGTTTTGCGACAGTGGCGAGTTCGAGGCGATGCTTCACTACGCATTGCAGCAGATGGAACTCGCCAACGAGCGTCACGACGAATATATGAAGAGTGAGGCGTTCCTGAATTTAGCCAAGGCTTACGAGCGGCTCGCCGACTTCAGCAAGGTTTGCGTTTGTTTTGCTCAAAGAGGTTCATCCGTATCTGTTCAGCTTTAGTTGATCCTGAAGAATCCATTGACTAATTCCATGTTCTCATTTCTATTGAACATTCTTTCGCCAATTTCTGGATGACCGTTTGCTGAATTTGATGTCCTTAGATACAACAAAATCTTGCAGATATGACATTTAAATGCAAGCATTTGCTAGAATTTGCTAAATTGAAAGTCCACATTCTACCCAAAAATTATAAACCACTTGTTGCACGAACAATATCCATATGTAGACAATGTGTCACCTATTGATATCGATCGATATATCGATAGGTGACACATTGTCTCCGTTTCGGAAGGTGTAAAAGTTATCGTGCTCCTCATTTAACACTGTCGTTTCAGGCGTTAAGCTATGGCAAAGCAAGTCTTCAGCATCCGAGCATGGATCCGAGGACACCGGGATATGCTCATTTAGGTGATCTGGGTGCAAAAAATGAACGTTATCAAACCGTTGCTGAAACGATCTCTTTCCAGCGATCGCATGCGCCCATTTAGGCTTCAGTCAGTTCCAGAACTGTCTCGAAGCATTTGAGCAGGCGATGAACGTCGCTAATGAGACCGGCGACAAACTGCTGGAACTGCAGATTTGCGTTGGACTTGGCTCGTTATTCACTTTGTTGAGGTATCTCGTTCAAgctttctttgctttctcAGAAAACACTAGTTTTTCTACTAATACTTACAACGAGATTTTTTAGGGATCTGTCGAAAGCGTTGATATTTTTGCGGAATGCCTTAGCCATCATCCAGTCTGTAACGGTTGACGACGTCCACGCAAAGTACAGGTgcgtgtttatttgttttcaaatgcaTTGATTTCACACGGGCGTTTTACTTTCCACAAAGTACACCTTATAATTGACGTCGAAACAGCTGTGTTACGGTAAGACGAGGTAGCTAGAATTCATTTTATCTCACGTTTATAGAGCAGAGTGTTTTTTTGGTTAGCCACACATATATCTTCACCTCCATAGGAGTTTAACAAGATCCATAATTCACCTATTATGATCCGGACCGCTACTGTACTAAAGCGACGGCGTAAACCAGAATAAGCTATTTTGATAAATCGAATAAGGCAAGGGCATCATAGATGAATCCATTGTGCTCCACGAGATCGAGAAATTGTTGTGATCTAGATTAAACATTCAGGTGCACAATTCTTTACCATCTCTCAGTGGCTTTACGGATGCGTGGATCATTGGTGGAGGCAAAAGAAGCTTGTGATGTAAGTGAATTGCTCCTTTCAAGATGAAAGTAATGAAATACGAGTACGAATATATACTGACGATGAACAAGTATAAAAACACCAGCTTCATGAATAATTCACAGTTTTGTTCGTTCTCTAGATCGGAATCCACTGCAATGAAGTTTTGCCACAGAAATAACGGTCTTTTACGTGTTCTCGCTTCTTTAgttcttgaaggcatcacaTCCCAAAACTTACGATGTCGAGATCCCTTCATCTCTTCCATTTCCCCCTAATTGTACCGAAGAATGGCTTGAGAAACGACGCTGGCGATTGAAATATCCTACGAAGCACCTGGTGACGTCCACATCTGCAAGCGTAGGCGTACGCGACGCGCCTTGTCGTGAGTCCTGCGCTAGCAGATGTTACACATTGCTAGGTGCCTCGTGGGGATTGTCGTTTCCCAGTGCCGTTTTTCACTCCGTTTTTTAGGCGAAATTTGCCGTGCTCGCGTTCAACTCGCGATTCACTCTTCTAACCGTACTTTTTCATGTAAAATGTCAATTTAGTGGCATGTTACctgtaaataagtaagtatTTGTTCGGAAACCCAAtccgtcatttttttctcaggaagcGTTGCAACTCGCGTCAGAGACGGGTAATCGGGCGCTCCATGCTAGATGTATGTGCAGCTTGGCTGATATTTACCGTGAATTAGGAGAATCGGAAGCAAAAGAGACGTTAACAGTGAGTTTTTGTATTTGTGATTGTGAAGGAGAAGTCATCAACGAAGTCCTTAGTATCTTCCGTTATCATCCACACTTTTGAAAACTATAAATAGGTGAGGTCGTTCCAGTTCCCTTTTCTTGCAGAAGTCTTGGGCTCGATACGAGGAAGCGTATCGAGTGCTTCGGGCATCACAAGATCGTATGGGTGAGGTCCTGGTACTGGCCAGTATGGCTAAAAGTGCATCCGAAAGTCGTTCACACTACACTGGGCAATGCGAATGTCAGGCGATTCAACTGAACAAGAAATGCTTAGATATCGCGAGATCACTGGGATGCAAGgtgaaaataattacaaataataacaaaaggAATAACCACAAGtaggaaaatgtgaaataatagaaataaaaataaacaaaaactaattACAAGGAAAACAATGCAGAACACACGATAGGTATTGCTCATAATTCCAGCATGTAATGTTTAAATGCCATTCTCGCCTTGCCGAACTCTACTCACAACTGAACGATGAGGACAGCGAGGAAGTCGCGCGGAGGGCGGCCAGTCAGCTCACACAGGAAATGGAgcttttctgtaatttttgcgGGCAAAGgcgagtttttctttctttccttcgatCCGCTGTCTTTTGTTTATTAGGTGATCATTTAGGTACGGAATCAAGGACGAGAGCTTACAAGCCTTGAGGTGTTCACATGTCTTTCATGAAAGGTGTGGTTTTATTGCATTATAACGTCATGTAGTGTGCATTTGTTGTGTTTCAGATGCCTTCACACATTCCTCCTGGAGCGCGAAGATCAAACATGTCCAAAGTGTCGTTGTAGAGCAATTGTATCCGATAACATCTCCATGAGGACGCCAAGCATTTGCTCAACTGTGGACGCACAGTCACCAAGCAGTATGTTACTTGTTTCTTGTCAcgtggaaaaatttcatttaatgcCGAGAGACGGCGTCACGACTAGGAGAACTCATTTATCTCAAAATTGGCTCAATATAGTTGGATTGatcataaatacaaaaaaaaatgacagctAGTAAATATCCAACTTTGCCGGAGGTCAACTTTCCGGTGTGGTGTTGATTCTGGCAGCGATATCACCGTTTGCGGCAATTCTACGGTTTTAAAGAAGGAGACACCATCGAAACCACAACTTTCAGAAAGACTCTCAAGTGCTGTccagatttttctgaaaattacattaaaaacGGTGGTTGAAAATGTCATGGTGGttagaaaattgttttctgaCATGCTGCATTGAGAATTGAGATATTGAAAATATATCGTGACTAAGAGCCGCAACCGTTCAAACATTTTTCGGACGCTAGCA
This is a stretch of genomic DNA from Necator americanus strain Aroian chromosome II, whole genome shotgun sequence. It encodes these proteins:
- a CDS encoding hypothetical protein (NECATOR_CHRII.G5471.T2) translates to MTIRSFEKGSTKNFEWQSSSANCLRFLLVLYDKSSFLGTVLRTVMKTRENELIELTVRSVPTVFLSNCAHTYHRSQLDKSMGEFGRRTIPYCRPISMGQRAAKHNMQAGVRLYHQRHHAQAIHKWRQALHRLTNAEDRFITLGYLAQAFCDSGEFEAMLHYALQQMELANERHDEYMKSEAFLNLAKAYERLADFSKALSYGKASLQHPSMDPRTPGYAHLAIACAHLGFSQFQNCLEAFEQAMNVANETGDKLLELQICVGLGSLFTLLRDLSKALIFLRNALAIIQSVTVDDVHAKYRCTILYHLSVALRMRGSLVEAKEACDEALQLASETGNRALHARCMCSLADIYRELGESEAKETLTKSWARYEEAYRVLRASQDRMGEVLVLASMAKSASESRSHYTGQCECQAIQLNKKCLDIARSLGCKHVMFKCHSRLAELYSQLNDEDSEEVARRAASQLTQEMELFCNFCGQRYGIKDESLQALRCSHVFHERCLHTFLLEREDQTCPKCRCRAIVSDNISMRTPSICSTVDAQSPSTSQMPVPSGAVKTPLVAAAAELGDTRPQSTLTRATARQAERDIDRLDRTLNRMENRNDTSTLKKTKPPPPPRKPCCSKDGFPPSSVVSLPPPMPLPETGPLVFSRAPTITDV
- a CDS encoding hypothetical protein (NECATOR_CHRII.G5471.T1), whose translation is MGEFGRRTIPYCRPISMGQRAAKHNMQAGVRLYHQRHHAQAIHKWRQALHRLTNAEDRFITLGYLAQAFCDSGEFEAMLHYALQQMELANERHDEYMKSEAFLNLAKAYERLADFSKALSYGKASLQHPSMDPRTPGYAHLAIACAHLGFSQFQNCLEAFEQAMNVANETGDKLLELQICVGLGSLFTLLRDLSKALIFLRNALAIIQSVTVDDVHAKYRCTILYHLSVALRMRGSLVEAKEACDEALQLASETGNRALHARCMCSLADIYRELGESEAKETLTKSWARYEEAYRVLRASQDRMGEVLVLASMAKSASESRSHYTGQCECQAIQLNKKCLDIARSLGCKHVMFKCHSRLAELYSQLNDEDSEEVARRAASQLTQEMELFCNFCGQRYGIKDESLQALRCSHVFHERCLHTFLLEREDQTCPKCRCRAIVSDNISMRTPSICSTVDAQSPSTSQMPVPSGAVKTPLVAAAAELGDTRPQSTLTRATARQAERDIDRLDRTLNRMENRNDTSTLKKTKPPPPPRKPCCSKDGFPPSSVVSLPPPMPLPETGPLVFSRAPTITDV